One region of Syntrophobacter fumaroxidans MPOB genomic DNA includes:
- a CDS encoding FG-GAP-like repeat-containing protein produces the protein MRQSSDRTCLHCKQAIRILTLTAFFTFSAAAFCSTPASSPAGGLDSAAVAVHNRGVGLMGQFDYEAARREFSALAQQHPDNDDIQVNLAIATFNRQTKGDEDLALSILAGVFKHNPEHLRALYCTGLLELRVGRPAEAAEYFRKVIALDPRDAEAAYFLGQCLMQLSRYEEALGWFRKSIEGDQLLRSAYYNVFMALQRLNRRDEAAATLKDFNRLKEDPRARLLEFKYRNMGRKAEVTAVGVDAVQPVPKPAGPVFGAAIPLGKALESVAWTDAGQVSFIPVHMSVVDLNGDGHPDIFIAGAIQTSDGTVNAILVSGSDGAEYTLRMDHPLSRLRNVNAALWGDYDNDGLTDVYFCRQGPNQLWRQVSRDQWRDVTDETGTAGGSLNTVDGAFFDADHDGDLDFFLVNADGPNEFLNNNRDGTFRPLAAERGLGGSGSHRSVVVADLDGDRDLDLIVINRKPPHEVYVNDLFWEYHKAQGWEAFQAADVQAAVAADVDSDGRTEVYSIDSAGTITRWQREPDNTWGGTPLNRGLETEAFRVTGSVRMAVADLDGDGILDLVVSHSSGWWAASMGSKGLTPLFEHRGGEGAGLDAWTLLSSVNGPHLVAWSRGRPPYEWPPGAGRYPFVTLALSGMEEKGASLRSNSSGIGARIAVRTGSRWIVLNTLRNDSGPGQSLQPLPAGLAGAGKIDFAAIDWPDGVYQTELDLQAGMFHRITETQRQLSSCPVLFAWDGTAFRFVTDLLGVGGLGYALGPRKYAEPRPWEHLMLPGGILKPDEGRLIFKLTEPMEEITYLDAVSLAAYDLPPGWSLTLDERMATGEPEPDGSPVFYRSFVLPAKAENGLHQDVTAAVSTRDLTAAPPGEIDRRFIGRLEQDHVLTLTFSEPLDSRAGRPVLIADGWVEYPYSQTNFAAWQAGADYRAPTIEARGADGHWHRILDRFGYPAGMPRQMSVPLPGLPEATRELRIVTNQEIYWDRLGIAFAEDCPLVARRELPLVAARLDEIGFPARTDGPQRLPGYNYERRRPRWDTHFMEGYYTRIGPVEELLKARDDALVVFGPGDGVTLEFGEGLGPPETGWTRVYVLEAHGWCKDMDLYTGNGDTVEPMPHSGGKSADRDILHETYNTRYQSGRE, from the coding sequence ATGCGTCAATCATCAGATCGAACTTGCCTCCACTGCAAACAAGCGATTCGGATTCTGACCCTGACTGCCTTCTTTACGTTCTCCGCGGCCGCATTCTGCTCGACTCCCGCTTCAAGTCCGGCCGGCGGGCTTGATTCCGCCGCCGTTGCCGTCCACAACAGGGGGGTGGGCCTGATGGGGCAGTTCGACTATGAGGCCGCTCGGCGCGAATTCAGCGCCCTGGCTCAGCAGCACCCCGACAACGATGACATCCAGGTCAACCTGGCCATCGCCACCTTCAACCGTCAGACAAAGGGTGACGAAGACCTGGCCTTGTCCATTCTTGCCGGGGTTTTCAAGCACAATCCCGAGCACCTGCGCGCCCTGTACTGCACCGGCCTTTTGGAACTGCGGGTGGGGCGGCCCGCGGAAGCGGCGGAATATTTTAGAAAGGTGATTGCCCTCGATCCCCGCGACGCGGAAGCGGCTTACTTTCTGGGCCAATGCCTCATGCAACTTTCCCGCTATGAAGAAGCCCTCGGTTGGTTCAGGAAATCGATCGAAGGGGACCAGCTCCTTCGAAGCGCATACTACAATGTATTCATGGCCCTCCAGCGCCTCAACAGAAGAGACGAAGCGGCCGCGACGCTCAAGGATTTCAATCGCCTCAAAGAAGACCCTCGGGCGCGCCTGCTTGAATTCAAGTACAGGAACATGGGGCGGAAAGCCGAAGTGACGGCCGTGGGGGTCGATGCCGTCCAGCCGGTTCCCAAGCCTGCCGGGCCGGTTTTTGGCGCTGCGATCCCCCTGGGGAAAGCCCTCGAGTCGGTCGCCTGGACCGACGCAGGCCAGGTGAGCTTCATCCCCGTGCACATGAGCGTGGTCGACCTGAACGGTGACGGTCATCCGGATATTTTCATCGCAGGAGCGATCCAAACTTCGGACGGAACGGTCAACGCGATTCTGGTGAGCGGGAGCGACGGTGCCGAATACACGCTCCGGATGGATCACCCGCTGTCAAGGCTCCGGAACGTCAACGCCGCCCTCTGGGGCGATTATGACAACGATGGCCTGACCGACGTCTATTTTTGCAGGCAGGGTCCGAACCAGCTGTGGCGGCAGGTTTCCAGGGATCAGTGGCGGGACGTCACCGATGAAACAGGCACGGCGGGCGGGTCTCTGAACACGGTGGACGGCGCATTTTTTGATGCGGACCATGACGGCGATCTCGATTTTTTCCTCGTCAATGCCGACGGGCCAAACGAGTTTCTCAACAACAACCGCGACGGCACGTTTCGTCCTCTGGCGGCGGAGCGGGGCCTTGGGGGAAGCGGCAGCCACAGGTCCGTCGTCGTGGCCGACCTGGACGGCGACCGCGATCTGGACTTGATCGTGATCAACCGGAAGCCGCCTCACGAAGTCTACGTGAACGATCTCTTCTGGGAATACCACAAGGCGCAGGGCTGGGAAGCGTTCCAGGCTGCCGACGTGCAGGCGGCTGTGGCCGCTGACGTCGATTCCGACGGTCGGACGGAGGTCTATTCCATAGATTCAGCGGGAACAATCACGCGCTGGCAACGAGAGCCCGACAACACCTGGGGCGGAACTCCCCTGAACAGGGGCCTGGAGACCGAAGCATTCCGGGTGACGGGTTCAGTTCGCATGGCCGTGGCGGACCTGGACGGCGACGGTATCCTCGATTTGGTCGTCTCGCATTCCTCGGGGTGGTGGGCGGCATCCATGGGGTCGAAAGGGCTCACACCTCTTTTCGAACACCGGGGCGGCGAGGGGGCCGGCCTCGATGCCTGGACCCTGCTTTCGTCCGTCAACGGTCCGCACCTGGTTGCGTGGTCTCGAGGCCGTCCTCCGTATGAGTGGCCTCCGGGTGCCGGGCGTTATCCCTTCGTGACCCTGGCGTTGTCGGGGATGGAAGAGAAAGGTGCGTCTCTTCGGTCCAACTCATCGGGCATCGGTGCAAGGATAGCGGTGCGCACAGGTTCGCGCTGGATTGTGCTCAATACCCTTCGAAACGATTCGGGGCCGGGGCAGAGCCTCCAGCCCTTGCCGGCAGGGCTCGCGGGAGCGGGGAAAATCGATTTCGCGGCTATTGACTGGCCCGACGGAGTCTATCAGACCGAACTCGACCTGCAGGCCGGAATGTTCCACCGGATAACGGAAACCCAGCGTCAGCTTTCGAGCTGCCCGGTGCTGTTTGCCTGGGACGGAACGGCATTCCGGTTCGTCACCGATCTCCTGGGCGTGGGCGGTCTGGGGTATGCTCTGGGACCGCGGAAGTACGCCGAACCCCGCCCTTGGGAACACCTCATGCTGCCGGGCGGAATTCTCAAGCCCGACGAGGGGCGGCTCATCTTCAAGCTCACCGAACCCATGGAGGAAATCACCTACCTGGACGCAGTGTCCCTGGCGGCCTACGACCTTCCTCCAGGCTGGTCCTTGACGCTTGACGAACGTATGGCCACCGGGGAGCCCGAACCGGACGGCAGCCCGGTCTTCTATCGGTCGTTCGTACTTCCCGCCAAGGCGGAAAACGGCCTGCACCAGGACGTGACCGCGGCAGTATCGACAAGGGATCTGACGGCGGCTCCCCCGGGGGAGATAGACCGGCGTTTCATAGGCAGGCTCGAACAAGATCATGTTTTGACGCTCACTTTCTCCGAGCCGTTGGATTCCCGTGCGGGCCGGCCGGTTCTCATCGCGGACGGCTGGGTGGAATATCCGTATTCCCAGACCAATTTCGCCGCCTGGCAGGCGGGGGCCGACTACCGTGCGCCCACGATCGAGGCTCGAGGGGCCGATGGGCATTGGCACAGGATCCTTGACCGATTCGGCTATCCCGCCGGGATGCCTCGCCAGATGTCCGTGCCGCTGCCGGGTCTTCCCGAGGCGACCAGGGAGTTGCGCATCGTTACGAATCAGGAAATCTATTGGGACCGGCTCGGCATCGCCTTCGCAGAAGACTGCCCCTTGGTCGCGCGCCGTGAATTGCCGCTGGTTGCCGCGCGTCTCGACGAGATCGGATTCCCCGCGCGAACCGACGGGCCCCAGCGTCTCCCCGGCTACAACTACGAACGGCGGCGCCCCA
- a CDS encoding ABC transporter substrate-binding protein: protein MRHCSRVLPVHCDRRKLGSRLCRAVLAAACLVLAVGGVCAQGPGSSKPYRVMLDDPLQSTCYGGPSVDPAFVREIAIGLYSPPESADPVGRAMVEGAGLAVEEANAGGGCNGVPFRLVRRWAENPWSAGSKEIVRLAYEDNVSAVIGFLQGTTNIAEQIAAKAYLPVVSPVSTDSSLTHARIPWIFRLPPDIRTQAHLLVKRGMVPLRLGRVGLVTSTDHDGRMAAEDLRREMEGQGVPPAFHLPIGTDVNDQSRVASRIKAFSPDGLVLCLPPKIALKLAAALRGTNVTCSIFVPWIPGLKATDLHAVYEGPVVTVEPFEESASTIAFREAYLQRFGADPSPSAAYAYDAARLIVAAARSGDPTRSGLRAGLAALSGFDGVTGPIRWDNGGGNQVQPVLRVFSNGMP from the coding sequence ATGAGACATTGTTCGCGGGTCTTGCCGGTTCATTGCGACAGGCGAAAGCTCGGGAGTCGTCTCTGCCGGGCAGTTCTCGCGGCGGCATGCCTTGTGCTGGCGGTTGGCGGCGTGTGCGCTCAAGGCCCCGGCAGTTCAAAGCCTTACAGGGTCATGCTCGATGACCCGCTGCAGTCTACCTGCTACGGAGGACCGTCGGTAGATCCGGCATTCGTACGTGAGATCGCCATCGGCCTCTATTCACCGCCCGAATCGGCCGATCCGGTGGGACGAGCGATGGTCGAAGGGGCCGGCCTCGCCGTCGAGGAGGCCAACGCCGGGGGAGGCTGCAACGGCGTTCCTTTCCGGCTGGTGAGGCGCTGGGCTGAGAATCCGTGGTCGGCCGGATCGAAGGAGATTGTCCGCCTGGCCTATGAGGACAATGTATCGGCGGTGATCGGATTCTTGCAGGGAACCACCAATATTGCCGAACAAATTGCCGCAAAAGCCTACCTTCCCGTCGTGTCGCCCGTGTCGACGGACTCGTCGCTCACCCATGCCCGCATCCCCTGGATATTTCGATTGCCGCCGGACATCCGTACCCAGGCACATTTGCTGGTGAAGCGGGGCATGGTCCCGTTGCGTCTCGGTCGCGTGGGGCTGGTGACTTCAACCGACCATGACGGCCGTATGGCCGCAGAGGACCTCCGCCGGGAGATGGAAGGGCAGGGAGTGCCGCCCGCTTTTCATTTGCCGATTGGTACAGACGTGAACGATCAAAGCAGGGTTGCAAGCCGCATCAAGGCTTTTTCTCCCGACGGCCTGGTCCTTTGTCTACCCCCGAAAATCGCACTGAAACTGGCGGCAGCCCTCAGGGGAACAAACGTGACCTGTTCCATCTTCGTCCCATGGATTCCGGGTCTGAAGGCAACGGACTTACATGCGGTGTATGAGGGGCCCGTCGTGACGGTCGAACCCTTCGAGGAGTCGGCATCCACCATCGCGTTCAGGGAAGCCTACCTGCAACGATTCGGCGCCGATCCGAGCCCCTCTGCGGCATACGCTTACGACGCAGCCAGACTCATCGTCGCGGCGGCCCGAAGTGGTGATCCGACACGCAGCGGTTTGCGCGCCGGGTTGGCCGCTTTGTCGGGATTCGACGGCGTTACGGGACCCATCCGATGGGACAACGGCGGTGGAAACCAGGTCCAACCTGTTCTTCGTGTTTTTTCGAACGGGATGCCCTGA
- a CDS encoding ABC transporter substrate-binding protein: MRTGPFHLFLLLVGCVAGLAAIAPVHEPMAAEAGPQENYGRTPREYLPYNRFTEPYKRFFMVPNEYRGYGRSLPEPERVESVRIGFLGPITKTVSVATGGVSHEEPLGHKMLQGAQLAIEQANAKNGFRGSGIPYELMVRNDNGLWGASGSEIIHLAYRDNVWAILGTIDGANSHIAIRVALKIEIPMMNTGDTDPTFIETAIPWVFRCITDDRQMCYLLADYVFKKLKLTRVAALRANNRYGRIGIGEFRDAATRLGHPFIAELNYQVGDRDFAPQLERIQAVDPEVLITYGDAAESALILKQMRAMGMSQWLIGSDRMVSAEFLSSAGKEEERVAAPCPYNPRSDDPGYLKFKRDFTERFGEEPESFAAHAYDGMNMTIEAIEKAGLNRAKIRDALAEVKTYRGVTGVKEFDVVLNNISPPYLAVLKDGQFLFHSRDEVLK, encoded by the coding sequence GTGAGAACCGGACCATTCCATCTCTTCCTGCTGCTGGTGGGCTGTGTTGCGGGATTGGCTGCAATTGCGCCCGTGCATGAGCCAATGGCCGCAGAGGCAGGCCCCCAGGAGAACTACGGGCGCACGCCGCGTGAATACCTCCCGTACAACCGGTTCACGGAGCCTTACAAGCGCTTCTTCATGGTTCCCAACGAATACCGCGGATACGGCCGCAGCCTTCCGGAACCCGAGCGCGTGGAAAGTGTCCGGATCGGTTTCCTCGGCCCCATCACAAAGACCGTTTCCGTTGCAACGGGTGGAGTTTCCCACGAGGAACCACTGGGTCACAAGATGCTCCAGGGCGCACAGCTCGCCATCGAACAGGCCAACGCGAAGAACGGGTTTCGCGGGAGCGGGATTCCGTATGAACTGATGGTTCGAAACGACAACGGGCTCTGGGGAGCCAGCGGCAGCGAGATCATCCACCTTGCCTACCGGGACAACGTCTGGGCGATCCTCGGGACCATCGACGGCGCCAACAGTCACATAGCCATTCGCGTGGCCCTGAAGATCGAGATCCCGATGATGAACACGGGAGACACCGACCCGACGTTCATCGAAACCGCGATCCCATGGGTTTTTCGATGCATCACCGACGACCGGCAGATGTGCTATCTGCTGGCCGACTACGTGTTCAAGAAGCTGAAACTGACGCGGGTTGCGGCCCTGCGCGCCAACAATCGCTACGGGCGCATAGGCATCGGCGAATTCAGGGACGCCGCCACTCGTCTGGGCCACCCTTTCATTGCCGAACTGAACTACCAGGTCGGCGACAGGGATTTCGCCCCGCAACTCGAGCGGATCCAAGCCGTTGACCCCGAAGTGCTGATCACATACGGAGACGCCGCGGAATCGGCCCTTATCCTGAAACAGATGCGTGCGATGGGCATGAGCCAGTGGCTCATAGGAAGCGATCGCATGGTGTCCGCCGAGTTCCTGAGCAGTGCGGGAAAAGAGGAGGAACGGGTCGCCGCCCCTTGCCCGTACAACCCCCGAAGCGACGATCCGGGATACCTGAAATTCAAGCGCGATTTTACGGAGCGTTTCGGGGAAGAGCCCGAATCCTTTGCGGCTCATGCCTATGATGGAATGAACATGACCATCGAGGCGATCGAGAAAGCCGGGCTGAACCGGGCGAAGATCCGCGACGCCCTTGCCGAAGTGAAGACTTACCGGGGAGTCACGGGCGTCAAGGAATTCGATGTCGTATTGAACAATATCAGCCCGCCTTATCTGGCCGTCCTGAAAGATGGGCAATTTCTCTTCCACTCGCGTGACGAGGTGCTCAAATGA
- a CDS encoding ligand-binding sensor domain-containing protein gives MRNKRSSSGMRTTVEVRGGTPVIPPVILPFHPDCLRYLRNLRMLPVAQVVLAAILLAGVLIGLSAAAEEAAQAPRLSGEPFVYTEWQTFYVKDGLPNDHIFAIRADGDRLWVGTEGGLALYEEGRWKRWTEEDGLPWKVVTGIAVSAKTGDVWLALFGGGLARFSGGRFDHFHQLNSGLANDVVYGVAVQDDTVWAATTAGVNSYNTVTGEWEIYTEKNAPLEEIWCYNVTAADDKVFVAVWGGGVLEWDVKTRRWQAYHDPDRQMEIDLFRDDGLIHIITTAVSYIDRVLWASTYFGLSRYDGRHWRGYMDHDSGLSSNFINFVVGRSADSSYSATDRGLSALVDYATDTWVTYRRETDEAQTWTANIGVGKDVVRTLPTNLTLPNHFVICLEFQGNDVWIGTGHGLARGVGRGYYSGLRQAGD, from the coding sequence ATGCGGAACAAACGATCGTCTTCGGGCATGAGGACAACCGTGGAAGTCCGGGGGGGCACGCCCGTCATTCCTCCCGTGATCCTTCCGTTTCATCCGGATTGTCTACGCTATCTGCGCAATCTGCGGATGCTTCCTGTCGCGCAGGTTGTTCTCGCGGCCATTCTCCTGGCAGGCGTTTTGATCGGATTGTCCGCGGCCGCGGAAGAAGCGGCTCAAGCTCCCCGATTGTCCGGCGAACCGTTCGTCTACACGGAGTGGCAAACCTTCTATGTGAAGGACGGCCTTCCGAACGACCACATCTTCGCGATTCGAGCCGACGGCGACAGGCTGTGGGTCGGAACCGAAGGGGGCCTTGCCCTTTACGAAGAAGGCCGATGGAAACGCTGGACCGAGGAGGACGGGCTGCCGTGGAAGGTGGTCACAGGGATTGCAGTCAGTGCCAAGACTGGAGATGTGTGGCTCGCGCTGTTTGGCGGCGGCCTCGCCCGTTTCAGCGGAGGCCGGTTCGACCATTTTCACCAACTGAACAGCGGCCTGGCGAACGATGTGGTCTACGGTGTGGCGGTCCAGGACGATACCGTCTGGGCGGCGACCACTGCGGGGGTGAACTCGTACAACACCGTGACCGGCGAGTGGGAAATCTACACGGAGAAGAACGCTCCCCTGGAGGAGATCTGGTGCTACAACGTAACGGCCGCCGATGACAAGGTGTTCGTTGCGGTCTGGGGCGGCGGGGTCCTCGAGTGGGACGTGAAGACGCGCAGGTGGCAGGCTTACCACGACCCCGACCGCCAAATGGAAATCGATCTCTTCAGGGATGACGGGCTGATCCACATCATTACGACTGCCGTGTCTTACATCGATCGGGTTCTCTGGGCATCCACCTATTTCGGGCTGAGCCGCTACGACGGGCGCCACTGGCGCGGTTACATGGATCACGACAGCGGGCTCTCGAGCAACTTCATCAATTTCGTCGTGGGGCGGAGCGCCGACTCCTCATACAGCGCCACCGATCGAGGCCTTTCGGCGCTGGTGGATTACGCGACGGACACCTGGGTGACCTACAGGCGGGAGACGGACGAGGCTCAAACGTGGACGGCGAACATAGGCGTCGGGAAAGACGTCGTCCGGACCCTTCCCACGAACCTGACCCTGCCCAATCATTTCGTCATCTGTCTTGAATTTCAGGGTAATGACGTCTGGATCGGCACCGGTCATGGGCTGGCCCGGGGCGTGGGACGCGGATATTATTCGGGGCTCCGACAGGCGGGGGATTAG
- a CDS encoding multiheme c-type cytochrome, with product MSRTSRIFQLSLFPGLSLLLLFVLGASAARQGDPAEPPARAKVQATAASKAKRFYVGVASCRKCHDDPKGRNQFNVWYLLPHAKGYATLAMRESAQIAKLSGINIDVLTSPICLGCHSTASDAENWERDKGFHLEDGVQCERCHGPGSEYSDPAIMADREAAVRAGLRIPDKDYCMNCHEEKGSHQSVLKVKPYVFETAIETISHKGRGGAVPETSKRSQPLLDGPKYVGVMVCARCHNKSTTGFAFSKWRLSSHADACVTLGSDKARQIASGAGVEGDPRQAPACLKCHVTGQGEPEGPSLKTFEPMRGVQCESCHGPGSEYAREEVMIDKAASRRAGLNDAPGETCLRCHNGFHGKTLEYESMWKAISHSKPDDAQNRQQAVEYKTPFNLAVTRDGRRLFVACEGSGSLIAVDTKKRAVIAETKVQNLPHGVSLSPDEERVFVSNRGSDTVSVVDARTYKVVAAFSVGDEPHDLMSDVSGSTLYVANAGSNDISVVSLREGREVKRLSAGRGTWGMSRSPDNRLIYVTNNLSHFVKFRAPSRSEVTVIDTGTARVRNRIVIPEANLVQGIDFSPDGEFALVTLLRTKNLVPMVRVVQGWVITNGIGILWKDGRVDQLLLDEFDHHFADPTDVAITAKGRYAYVSGGGVNAVAAIDVERMKEVLNRASSEERESVLPNHLGVPNDYIVKRIEVGRGPRGLVASPDGRFVYVADALDDAVSIIDTAKQERVGVIDLGGPKEVTLERMGERIFHSAEATYGCQFSCHSCHPDGGIDGITYDIEPDGIGINPVDNRTLRGILDTAPFKWTGKNPSLSRQCGPRLAVFFTRVDPFTPDQVKALDRYICSIPRNPNRYRSEDRLTPAQRRGKAIFERTHTNTGEEIPVANRCDTCHPGPYFTNRRIVDVGTRSELDTGGKFDVPQLNNIYENAPFLHDGRADTLEEIWTRFNPEDRHGVTNDMTKDQLNDLIEYLKTL from the coding sequence ATGTCACGAACTTCGAGGATTTTTCAACTCAGCCTGTTCCCGGGGCTTTCTTTGCTGCTTCTTTTCGTCCTCGGAGCCTCTGCCGCCCGGCAGGGTGACCCTGCTGAACCGCCTGCCCGGGCCAAGGTCCAGGCAACCGCCGCCTCGAAGGCGAAGCGGTTCTACGTGGGTGTGGCGTCGTGCCGAAAGTGCCATGACGACCCGAAAGGCAGGAATCAGTTCAACGTTTGGTATCTCCTGCCCCACGCCAAGGGTTACGCCACTCTGGCCATGCGGGAATCAGCCCAAATAGCGAAGCTTTCGGGGATAAACATCGATGTTCTGACCAGCCCCATCTGCCTTGGCTGTCATTCCACCGCATCCGATGCCGAGAATTGGGAACGGGACAAGGGTTTCCACCTGGAAGACGGGGTCCAATGCGAGCGATGCCATGGTCCGGGGAGCGAATACAGCGATCCGGCCATCATGGCCGACAGGGAAGCCGCAGTCAGGGCCGGCCTCCGGATCCCGGACAAAGACTATTGCATGAACTGCCACGAAGAGAAGGGATCACACCAGAGCGTCCTCAAGGTAAAGCCTTACGTTTTTGAAACGGCGATCGAGACGATCAGCCACAAAGGGAGGGGCGGAGCTGTTCCGGAGACATCGAAGCGTTCACAGCCGTTGCTTGACGGGCCCAAGTACGTCGGGGTCATGGTCTGCGCCCGGTGTCACAACAAATCCACAACCGGTTTTGCGTTCAGCAAATGGCGGCTTTCGTCTCACGCCGACGCCTGTGTGACGCTTGGCAGCGACAAAGCGAGGCAGATAGCCTCCGGCGCAGGTGTGGAAGGCGATCCCCGGCAGGCCCCGGCCTGTCTCAAGTGCCATGTCACGGGGCAGGGAGAGCCGGAAGGGCCGAGTCTCAAGACCTTTGAACCGATGCGCGGCGTTCAGTGTGAAAGCTGTCATGGACCCGGCAGCGAATACGCTCGGGAAGAAGTGATGATCGACAAGGCCGCATCGAGGCGGGCAGGGCTCAACGATGCGCCAGGGGAGACTTGTTTGCGATGCCACAACGGATTCCACGGCAAAACCTTGGAATACGAGAGTATGTGGAAGGCAATATCGCATTCGAAACCCGACGACGCGCAGAATCGGCAGCAGGCCGTCGAATACAAGACCCCGTTCAACCTGGCCGTCACCCGAGACGGCAGGCGGTTGTTCGTTGCCTGCGAAGGCTCCGGCAGCCTTATCGCAGTCGACACGAAGAAGCGGGCGGTCATCGCGGAGACGAAAGTGCAGAATCTGCCCCACGGGGTTTCGCTCTCGCCCGACGAGGAGCGTGTGTTCGTGAGCAATCGCGGCTCCGATACGGTATCGGTTGTCGATGCGCGTACATACAAGGTCGTTGCTGCCTTCTCCGTCGGGGACGAGCCCCACGACCTCATGAGCGATGTTTCCGGCAGCACCCTCTATGTGGCCAACGCGGGCTCGAACGACATTTCGGTCGTCAGCCTGCGCGAGGGGCGTGAAGTGAAACGACTCTCCGCGGGGCGCGGGACCTGGGGCATGAGTCGCAGTCCGGACAATCGGCTCATCTACGTCACGAACAACCTGTCTCACTTCGTGAAATTCCGGGCCCCGTCAAGGTCCGAAGTGACCGTCATCGATACCGGGACTGCTCGGGTCAGGAACCGCATCGTGATTCCCGAAGCCAACCTGGTGCAGGGCATCGACTTTTCACCAGACGGCGAGTTCGCTCTCGTTACGCTGCTGCGCACGAAGAACCTGGTGCCCATGGTGCGCGTGGTTCAGGGCTGGGTCATCACCAACGGAATCGGAATCTTGTGGAAGGACGGTCGTGTGGACCAGTTGCTTCTCGACGAATTCGACCATCATTTTGCCGATCCCACGGATGTGGCGATCACGGCCAAAGGCCGGTACGCCTATGTCTCCGGCGGCGGGGTGAACGCCGTGGCCGCGATCGACGTCGAACGAATGAAGGAAGTCCTCAATCGCGCATCCAGTGAAGAACGGGAGTCCGTCCTGCCCAATCACCTCGGTGTTCCAAACGATTACATAGTCAAGCGGATCGAGGTGGGTCGTGGTCCGCGAGGCCTCGTCGCATCGCCCGACGGTCGATTTGTCTATGTGGCGGACGCCCTGGACGACGCCGTGTCCATCATCGATACGGCAAAGCAGGAACGTGTGGGCGTCATTGATCTGGGCGGTCCAAAGGAGGTTACGCTCGAGCGCATGGGCGAGAGGATTTTCCACAGTGCCGAAGCCACCTACGGCTGCCAGTTCTCCTGTCATTCCTGCCACCCGGACGGCGGAATCGACGGCATCACCTACGACATAGAACCGGACGGCATCGGGATCAATCCGGTGGATAACCGCACCTTGCGGGGGATTCTGGACACGGCGCCCTTCAAATGGACGGGGAAGAATCCTTCGCTGAGCCGGCAATGCGGCCCTCGGCTGGCGGTCTTCTTCACCCGGGTTGATCCTTTCACTCCCGACCAGGTCAAGGCACTCGACCGCTACATCTGTTCCATTCCCAGGAATCCCAACCGGTATCGTTCGGAGGATAGACTCACTCCCGCCCAGCGCAGAGGCAAGGCCATATTCGAGCGCACCCACACGAACACCGGTGAAGAGATACCCGTGGCCAACCGCTGCGACACCTGCCATCCGGGGCCCTATTTCACCAACAGGCGCATAGTGGACGTGGGCACCAGGTCGGAACTCGATACCGGCGGAAAATTCGACGTCCCGCAACTGAACAATATCTATGAAAACGCACCTTTTCTTCACGACGGACGTGCGGATACCCTGGAAGAGATCTGGACGCGTTTCAACCCGGAAGATCGACACGGGGTGACCAACGATATGACCAAGGATCAGTTGAACGATCTGATCGAGTATTTGAAGACCCTGTGA